Proteins co-encoded in one Prunus persica cultivar Lovell chromosome G6, Prunus_persica_NCBIv2, whole genome shotgun sequence genomic window:
- the LOC18772748 gene encoding 60S ribosomal protein L23: MSKRGRGGSAGNKFRMSLGLPVAATVNCADNTGAKNLYIISVKGIKGRLNRLPSACVGDMVMATVKKGKPDLRKKVLPAVIVRQRKPWRRKDGVFMYFEDNAGVIVNPKGEMKGSAITGPIGKECADLWPRIASAANAIV; encoded by the exons ATGTCGAAAcgag GTCGTGGAGGGTCTGCCGGAAACAAGTTCCGGATGTCGCTGGGTCTGCCGGTGGCTGCCACAGTGAACTGCGCAGACAACACCGGTGCTAAGAACCTTTACATAATTTCTGTAAAGGGAATCAAGGGTCGCCTTAACCGCCTCCCTTCTGCTTGTGTTGGTGACATGGTGATGGCAACTGTCAAGAAAGGCAAGCCTGATCTCCGTAAGAAGGTCTTGCCCGCTGTTATTGTGCGCCAGCGCAAGCCATGGCGCCGAAAGGACGGTGTTTTCATGTACTTCGAAG ATAATGCTGGTGTCATCGTAAATCCAAAGGGCGAAATGAAAG GGTCTGCGATCACTGGACCTATTGGAAAGGAATGTGCTGATCTGTGGCCAAGGATTGCAAGTGCAGCCAATGCCATTGTTTAA